The following are encoded in a window of Lactobacillus acidophilus genomic DNA:
- a CDS encoding ABC transporter ATP-binding protein: protein MTQKNTNAIEMKHIVKKFGDFKANDDINLTLHQGEILALLGENGAGKSTLMRILSGLLEPTSGEIFVKGKKVEINSPTKAKELGIGMVHQHFMLMESFTVLENIILGHEPTNGIVLDIKKAREQIMNLSQKYGLSIDPDARVANITVAQQQRVEILKVLYRGADILIFDEPTAVLTPQEITEFIQIIKNLAQEGKSIILITHKLSEIKAVADQVTIIRRGHDVGTFDVDKVDDNRLAELMVGHHVNMKLAKKPVKLGKEVLKVDNLKVKNSHGAYSVKNLSLNIRGGEILGLAGIDGNGQDELVEAITGLRHVNSGKVFINGKNMTNKKVRQITEAGVAHIPADRQKYGLILSLPLAENLVLQTYYQKPYSKHGIINHQAIYDHAEKLIKKYDIRTTSAELPASDLSGGNQQKAIIARELDRDSDLIIAFQPTRGLDVGAIEYIHKQLLAERNAGKAILLVSYELDEIMQLSDRIAVLHNGQITGEVKPEDTNDTELGLLMTGTKKEGAVND, encoded by the coding sequence ATGACACAAAAAAATACAAATGCCATTGAAATGAAGCATATTGTTAAAAAATTTGGTGACTTTAAGGCAAACGATGACATTAATCTCACACTCCATCAAGGGGAAATTTTAGCTTTACTTGGGGAAAATGGTGCTGGTAAATCTACCCTAATGCGAATTTTATCAGGTTTACTTGAACCAACATCAGGAGAAATTTTTGTAAAAGGTAAAAAAGTTGAGATTAATAGTCCTACTAAAGCAAAAGAACTAGGAATTGGAATGGTCCATCAGCACTTCATGTTAATGGAATCATTCACAGTACTGGAAAATATCATTTTAGGTCATGAACCTACTAACGGGATTGTTCTTGATATAAAAAAGGCTCGAGAACAAATTATGAATCTCTCCCAAAAATATGGTCTATCAATTGATCCAGATGCAAGAGTCGCAAATATTACGGTAGCTCAGCAACAAAGAGTAGAAATACTCAAAGTGCTCTATCGTGGTGCTGATATTCTTATTTTTGATGAACCTACTGCAGTTTTAACTCCCCAAGAAATCACCGAATTTATTCAAATTATTAAAAATTTAGCTCAAGAAGGAAAATCTATTATTTTAATTACGCATAAGCTTAGTGAAATCAAAGCAGTTGCGGATCAAGTCACAATTATTCGGCGGGGCCATGATGTCGGCACTTTTGATGTAGATAAAGTTGATGACAACCGCTTAGCTGAATTAATGGTTGGCCATCACGTTAATATGAAACTTGCTAAAAAGCCTGTTAAACTAGGTAAAGAAGTGCTCAAAGTTGATAACTTGAAAGTTAAAAATAGTCATGGTGCATATTCTGTCAAAAATTTATCTTTAAATATTCGGGGTGGGGAAATTTTAGGCTTAGCTGGAATTGATGGCAACGGTCAAGATGAACTAGTTGAAGCTATTACTGGGCTACGTCACGTTAATAGCGGAAAAGTTTTTATTAATGGAAAAAATATGACTAACAAAAAAGTTCGTCAAATTACCGAAGCCGGTGTAGCTCACATCCCTGCCGACCGCCAAAAATATGGATTAATTTTAAGCTTGCCTTTAGCCGAAAACTTAGTTCTTCAGACTTACTATCAAAAGCCATACTCCAAACACGGGATTATTAATCATCAAGCAATTTATGATCATGCCGAAAAACTGATTAAAAAATATGATATTCGAACTACTAGCGCAGAACTTCCTGCAAGTGATCTATCAGGTGGTAATCAACAAAAAGCAATTATTGCTAGAGAGTTAGATCGAGACAGCGATTTAATTATTGCTTTTCAGCCAACACGTGGATTAGATGTTGGGGCGATTGAATATATTCATAAACAACTTTTAGCTGAAAGAAATGCCGGTAAGGCTATCTTACTTGTTTCATATGAGCTTGACGAAATTATGCAATTGTCCGATCGGATTGCAGTTTTACATAATGGTCAAATTACAGGTGAAGTTAAACCTGAAGATACAAATGACACAGAACTTGGTCTTTTGATGACCGGAACTAAGAAAGAAGGCGCAGTAAATGATTAA
- a CDS encoding BMP family lipoprotein: protein MLEKSFSINFKKIFLVVLLTMCTLTACSTSNDTDGNASKSVALVTDGNVNDQSFNQSAWRGLEDYGKEYKLTRGKDGYQYFQVKNQTNLKNGINKALRQKYQTIFAIGNKSKKAILSAAKSNPQKNFVIIDDTIKGYKNIASVQFKKSEGAYLAGVAAANTTKTGKVGFIGGANNAVINSFKYGFNQGVKDQAKKMHKKIIVYNQNIGNFTDTSKAKSIAAYMYGKKVDIIFHAAGNAGNGLFQEAKFINQARPAKKRVWVIGVDTNQSNLGNYFAKGGQEANFVLTSVITGINVATEDIATHSYKEAFPGKKTIVYGLKSNVISILPGQIDPNTWKEVQIARTKILTGKIKI from the coding sequence ATGTTAGAAAAAAGTTTTAGTATAAATTTCAAAAAAATATTTTTAGTAGTTCTATTAACAATGTGTACCTTAACTGCATGTTCTACTTCAAATGATACAGATGGCAATGCTTCTAAATCAGTAGCCTTAGTTACAGATGGGAATGTTAATGATCAATCATTTAACCAATCTGCTTGGAGGGGACTAGAAGATTATGGAAAAGAATATAAATTAACCAGGGGTAAAGATGGTTATCAATATTTTCAGGTTAAAAATCAAACTAATTTAAAAAATGGCATTAATAAAGCTCTACGCCAAAAATATCAGACCATTTTTGCTATAGGCAACAAATCCAAAAAAGCTATTCTTTCCGCTGCAAAAAGTAATCCACAAAAAAATTTTGTTATCATAGATGACACTATCAAGGGCTATAAAAACATTGCCTCAGTGCAATTTAAAAAAAGCGAAGGTGCTTATTTAGCTGGTGTTGCAGCTGCTAATACAACTAAAACTGGAAAAGTTGGTTTTATTGGTGGCGCGAATAACGCTGTCATCAATTCGTTTAAGTATGGCTTCAATCAAGGTGTAAAAGATCAAGCTAAAAAAATGCATAAAAAAATTATCGTCTATAATCAAAATATTGGTAATTTTACAGACACCAGCAAGGCTAAAAGTATTGCTGCCTATATGTATGGCAAAAAAGTAGATATCATTTTCCATGCAGCCGGCAATGCTGGTAATGGTCTTTTTCAAGAAGCAAAGTTTATTAACCAAGCTCGCCCTGCTAAAAAACGCGTTTGGGTAATCGGCGTTGATACTAATCAATCTAATTTAGGAAATTATTTCGCCAAAGGTGGCCAAGAAGCTAATTTTGTTTTAACTTCAGTAATTACTGGCATCAACGTAGCCACTGAGGATATTGCCACTCATAGTTACAAAGAAGCATTTCCTGGCAAAAAAACCATAGTCTATGGATTAAAAAGTAATGTTATATCAATTTTACCAGGTCAAATTGATCCTAATACTTGGAAAGAAGTACAAATTGCTCGAACTAAAATTTTAACTGGAAAAATCAAAATATAA
- a CDS encoding ECF transporter S component translates to MRREETKRLAITAVFAALLIIQTFVPNVGYIRIIPALPAITTIPITIAVYGTLMGPKAGFLFGLFWGITRLFVAYTQPGDIVSLMLFQNPVISLVPSILAGYFPGIIGKYFDNSKYAKLGYILSGAATSLTNTIMVIGLTSLFFMHDPAKLVQHLGNYNSSTPLILILITALGFNGLLEAIFTAIVTPIIVTPLKLVMKRR, encoded by the coding sequence ATGAGACGAGAAGAAACTAAGCGGCTAGCAATTACCGCTGTATTTGCTGCACTATTGATTATTCAAACCTTTGTACCTAATGTAGGCTATATTAGAATTATTCCAGCACTTCCTGCTATCACTACTATTCCAATTACAATTGCAGTGTATGGCACGTTAATGGGACCTAAAGCAGGATTTTTATTTGGCCTTTTCTGGGGAATTACTAGATTATTTGTTGCTTATACCCAACCAGGAGACATTGTTAGTTTAATGCTATTCCAAAATCCAGTAATTTCGCTTGTACCAAGTATTTTAGCTGGATATTTCCCAGGAATTATTGGTAAATATTTTGATAATAGTAAGTATGCAAAACTAGGTTATATTTTGAGTGGCGCTGCAACTTCGTTGACAAATACGATTATGGTTATTGGATTAACTAGTTTATTCTTCATGCATGATCCAGCAAAGTTGGTGCAACATTTGGGAAATTACAATTCTAGTACGCCATTAATTTTGATTTTGATTACGGCATTAGGTTTTAATGGTTTGCTTGAAGCAATCTTTACAGCAATTGTAACGCCGATTATTGTAACACCATTGAAATTAGTAATGAAGAGACGTTAA
- a CDS encoding BMP family lipoprotein: protein MNSKFKKVFSFGIVLASVGLILTACSGKKSNQTANKDTKHGVALITDANGVDDHSFNQAAWAGFKAYGKEHDLKRGRGGYQYFQSSSAADYTPNFDQAAKAGYQTIFGVGFQLADAVKEAAQKNPKKNFVIVDSVVSGQKNVASATFESNQSSYLGGLAAAYTTKTNKVGFIGGAKSAVIDLFEAGFKQGVADGAKALKKKITVQTQYIGNFTSTDKAKSIAQSMYANKADIIYQAAGNAGNGVFQEAKDYDQARPASKKVWVIGVDVDQSNLGNYTSKDGKKENLTLTSVLKGLNIATKSIANDAYKGKFPGGKHLVYNLKDNGVSITKGNLDAKTWAAVQKARTQIIDGKIKVATAPSK from the coding sequence ATGAACTCAAAGTTCAAAAAAGTCTTTTCATTCGGTATCGTTTTAGCATCAGTAGGCTTAATTCTTACAGCATGTTCAGGTAAAAAGAGTAATCAAACTGCTAACAAAGACACCAAACATGGTGTTGCGTTAATCACTGACGCAAATGGTGTCGACGATCATTCATTTAACCAAGCTGCATGGGCTGGTTTTAAGGCTTATGGTAAAGAACACGATTTAAAAAGAGGTCGTGGCGGTTATCAATATTTCCAATCAAGTAGTGCAGCTGACTACACACCTAACTTTGATCAAGCTGCTAAAGCAGGTTACCAAACTATCTTTGGTGTAGGTTTCCAATTAGCAGATGCCGTTAAAGAGGCAGCACAAAAAAATCCTAAGAAAAACTTTGTTATCGTAGATAGTGTCGTATCTGGTCAAAAGAACGTTGCATCTGCTACTTTTGAAAGTAATCAATCTTCATACTTAGGTGGTTTAGCAGCAGCTTACACTACCAAGACTAACAAAGTTGGTTTTATTGGTGGTGCTAAATCCGCAGTTATTGATTTATTCGAAGCTGGCTTTAAACAAGGTGTTGCAGACGGTGCAAAAGCACTTAAGAAGAAGATCACCGTTCAAACTCAATACATTGGTAACTTTACTTCAACAGATAAAGCTAAATCTATTGCTCAATCAATGTATGCAAACAAAGCAGATATTATTTATCAAGCAGCTGGTAATGCCGGTAATGGTGTATTCCAAGAAGCTAAGGACTACGATCAAGCGCGTCCCGCATCAAAAAAGGTTTGGGTAATCGGTGTTGACGTTGATCAAAGTAATCTTGGTAACTACACTTCAAAAGATGGCAAGAAAGAAAACCTCACTTTAACTTCTGTATTAAAAGGTTTGAATATTGCTACTAAGAGTATTGCCAATGATGCTTACAAAGGTAAATTCCCTGGTGGCAAGCACTTAGTTTACAACTTAAAAGATAACGGTGTTTCCATCACCAAAGGTAATTTAGACGCTAAGACTTGGGCAGCAGTTCAAAAAGCACGTACGCAAATTATTGATGGCAAGATCAAAGTTGCTACCGCTCCTTCTAAGTAA